In the genome of Pseudomonas putida, one region contains:
- the betC gene encoding choline-sulfatase: MKRPNILFIMADQMAAPMLPIYNPSPIQMPHLSRLAEQAVVFDAAYCNSPLCAPSRFTLVSGQLPSRIGAYDNAADFPADVPTYAHYLRRLGYRTALSGKMHFCGPDQLHGYEERLTSDIYPADYGWAVNWDAPDQRPSWYHNMSSVLQAGPCVRTNQLDFDEEVVFKARQYLYDHVRENDGRPFCLTVSMTHPHDPYTIPKHYWDLYEGVDIPMPLETIDQEHQDPHSQRLLKVYDLWDKPLPAYKIRDARRAYFGACSYIDDNIGKLLQTLEECDLADDTLIVFSGDHGDMLGERGLWYKMHWFEMSARVPLLIHAPKRFAAARVSANVSTCDLLPTLVELAGGGVEPALHLDGRSLVGHLQGQGGHDEVIGEYMAEGTVGPLMMIRRGPYKFVYSEDDPCLLYDLSRDPHERENLTGSQDHQALLQAFVDQARQRWDIPALRQQVLASQRRRRLVAEALSIGKLKSWDHQPWVDASQQYMRNHIDLDDLERKARYPQPAPLD, from the coding sequence ATGAAGCGACCCAACATCCTGTTCATCATGGCCGACCAGATGGCCGCGCCCATGCTGCCGATCTACAACCCCTCTCCCATCCAGATGCCGCATCTGAGCCGCCTGGCCGAGCAGGCCGTGGTGTTCGACGCCGCCTACTGCAACAGCCCGCTGTGTGCGCCCTCGCGCTTCACCCTGGTCAGCGGCCAGCTGCCCAGCCGCATCGGTGCCTACGACAACGCCGCGGACTTCCCCGCCGACGTCCCCACCTACGCCCACTACCTGCGCCGCCTGGGCTATCGCACGGCACTGTCGGGCAAGATGCATTTCTGCGGCCCGGACCAACTGCACGGTTACGAGGAACGCCTGACCAGCGATATCTACCCGGCCGACTATGGCTGGGCCGTGAACTGGGATGCGCCCGACCAGCGCCCGAGCTGGTATCACAACATGTCCTCGGTGCTGCAGGCCGGGCCTTGCGTTCGGACCAATCAGCTGGATTTCGACGAAGAAGTGGTGTTCAAGGCCCGCCAGTATCTCTACGACCACGTCCGCGAGAACGATGGTCGGCCGTTCTGCCTGACCGTCTCCATGACGCACCCCCACGACCCGTACACGATTCCCAAGCACTACTGGGATCTGTACGAAGGTGTGGATATCCCCATGCCGCTTGAAACCATCGACCAAGAACACCAGGACCCGCACTCCCAACGCCTGCTCAAGGTCTATGACCTGTGGGACAAGCCCTTGCCCGCGTACAAGATCCGCGACGCCCGTCGCGCCTATTTCGGTGCCTGCAGCTACATCGACGACAACATCGGCAAGCTCCTGCAGACCTTGGAGGAGTGCGACCTGGCCGACGACACCTTGATCGTGTTCTCGGGCGACCACGGCGACATGCTTGGCGAGCGTGGGCTTTGGTACAAGATGCACTGGTTCGAGATGTCGGCCCGGGTGCCGCTGCTGATACATGCCCCCAAACGCTTTGCCGCGGCGCGGGTCAGCGCCAACGTCTCCACCTGCGATTTACTGCCTACCCTGGTGGAACTGGCCGGGGGCGGGGTCGAGCCGGCCCTGCATCTGGATGGCCGCTCCCTGGTCGGGCATCTGCAAGGGCAGGGCGGGCATGACGAGGTGATCGGCGAATACATGGCCGAGGGCACCGTCGGCCCATTGATGATGATCCGTCGCGGCCCGTACAAGTTCGTGTACAGCGAGGACGACCCGTGTCTACTCTATGACCTGAGCCGCGACCCGCACGAGCGGGAGAACCTCACCGGCAGCCAGGACCATCAGGCGCTGCTGCAGGCATTTGTCGATCAAGCCCGCCAACGCTGGGACATTCCCGCCCTGCGCCAGCAAGTGCTGGCGAGCCAGCGACGCCGTCGCCTGGTGGCCGAGGCACTGTCCATCGGCAAGCTGAAAAGCTGGGACCACCAACCCTGGGTGGATGCCAGCCAACAGTACATGCGCAACCACATCGATCTCGACGACCTCGAGCGCAAGGCACGTTATCCACAGCCCGCACCCCTGGATTGA
- a CDS encoding NAD(P)-dependent oxidoreductase, with product MKNAETPVFKLVLFGAESSLGSALIVELLSRQHEVTAVVDDLNRHAPRPGLHFKRGALGDKHQAEQSVAGGSAVIALLSALAPGDLPAQRQMTEALVAGLSRTTIRRLLLVGDFDVLDTPSRHNEAQRNCADQIVDGLQRSALRWTLINAPEDRPGLGIEHFRNLDGTLEPGLAGPLQRLARIAAGMVDTLELNLHQGEHVNFVL from the coding sequence GTGAAAAATGCCGAGACCCCCGTGTTCAAACTGGTCCTGTTCGGTGCCGAAAGCAGCCTGGGCAGTGCCCTGATCGTCGAGCTGCTGTCGCGTCAGCATGAAGTCACGGCGGTGGTCGATGACCTCAACCGTCACGCGCCGCGCCCTGGCCTGCACTTCAAACGAGGTGCGCTAGGTGACAAGCATCAGGCCGAACAGAGCGTGGCCGGTGGGTCGGCGGTGATCGCCTTGCTCTCGGCGCTCGCCCCCGGCGACTTGCCCGCGCAGCGGCAAATGACCGAGGCCCTGGTGGCAGGTCTTTCCCGTACGACTATACGCCGGCTGTTACTGGTGGGCGATTTTGACGTGCTGGACACGCCATCCAGGCATAACGAAGCGCAGCGCAACTGTGCCGACCAGATCGTCGATGGCCTGCAACGCAGCGCCCTGCGCTGGACGCTGATCAATGCCCCTGAAGACAGGCCTGGCCTGGGCATCGAGCATTTTCGCAACCTCGATGGAACGCTGGAGCCCGGACTGGCCGGGCCCTTGCAGCGATTGGCGCGGATTGCCGCAGGAATGGTCGATACCCTTGAGCTGAACCTGCATCAAGGCGAGCATGTGAACTTCGTGCTCTAG
- a CDS encoding DOPA 4,5-dioxygenase family protein translates to MQRIKGYHAHVYYDASTMEQARALCEEAARLFPVTMGRMHQKPVGPHPDWSCQLAFGPEVVGVVLPWLALYRKGLVVFLHPLTGDELADHRDHAIWMGAVRPLDLSIFE, encoded by the coding sequence GTGCAAAGGATCAAGGGTTATCACGCCCACGTGTACTACGACGCATCGACGATGGAGCAGGCCCGGGCGCTGTGCGAGGAAGCGGCGCGGCTGTTTCCCGTGACCATGGGGCGCATGCACCAGAAACCGGTCGGGCCGCATCCGGACTGGAGCTGCCAGCTGGCTTTCGGGCCGGAGGTGGTGGGGGTGGTATTGCCGTGGCTGGCGCTGTATCGCAAGGGGTTGGTGGTGTTCCTGCACCCGCTGACGGGGGATGAACTGGCGGATCACCGGGATCATGCGATCTGGATGGGAGCTGTCAGGCCGTTGGACCTGTCGATATTCGAATGA